The sequence below is a genomic window from Chryseobacterium foetidum.
GAATATAATTTTTTACAATTTCACAAATATAATTTTTTTAAAACAATATTTGAATTTTATTAACTTTGAGTAAAATAAACCATAAAAAATTCCGAACCTCAATCTGAGATTCGGAATTTTTCATCTTCCGACTTCCATCTTCCATCTTCCAACTTCCATCTTCCTACAAATTCTCCAAAATAAAATCTGTCATTTTCTGATAGAGCTGCGGTCTGGTCTGTCCGCCATAAATTCCGTGGTTTTTATCCGGATAAGCCATAAATTCAAACTGTTTTTTGTTTTGAATCAAAGCTTCAGAAAACTCCATAGAATTCTGGAAATGTACGTTGTCATCGGCTGTTCCGTGGATTAGAAGGAATTTACCTTTCAATAAATTTGCATAGGTTGTAGGCGAATTTTCATCGTATCCAGCCGGATTTTCCTGTGGAGTCAGTAAAAATCTTTCTGTGTAAACAGAGTCGTAATATCTCCAGTTCGTTACCGGAGCAACTGCGATTCCTGTTTTGAAAACATCAGCACCTTTTGTCAATGCTAAACTCGCCATATATCCACCAAAACTCCATCCGAAAATTCCGATTCTTGATTTGTCGATATACGATTGATTTCCAAACCATTTTGCGGCAGTAATCTGATCTTCGATTTCGTATTTTCCTAAGTTTTTGTAAGTCACTTTTTTAAATTTCGCACCTTTATAACCTGTTCCACGCCCGTCTACACAGGCAATGATGTAACCTTTCTGAGCCAGCATTTCAAACCAAAATGTATTTCCGTTATCCCACGAATTGGAAACCTGTTGCGAGCCCGGACCGGAATATTGATACATAAATAATGGATATTTCTTGTTCTTATCAAAGTTTTTAGGCTTGATAATCCATGCATTCATCTGATCTCCGGCTTCGTTCGGAATCGTGATGAATTCTTTTACCGTAAAATTATCCTGCTGCAGTTTTTGAAGCTGAGCTTCGTTGTTCTGAAGTTCTTTCAGTTGCTTTCCGTTGCCGTCTTTTAAAACAAAAGTGTAAGGTTTTGCAACAGTTGAAGAAGTTTCGATGAAATAATTATAATTTTTGCTGAAATTTGCAGCGTTGTTTCCTTCAGCATTGGAAATCAGCTGAGATTTTCCGTTTTGAATATTGATTTTAGAAACAACTTTATTGATGCTTCCTTTTTCTGTTGTCTGAACGAAAACTTCTTTTGTCTTGGGATTAAATCCATAATATTCAGTGACTTCCCAGTTTCCTTTTGTGATTTGTTTTTTCAGTTTACCATCTTTGTCGTACCAGTACAAATGTCTGTAACCATCTCTTTCAGAAGCCCATAGGAAAGAATTATCTTCCATGAATTCTAAAGTTACGTTGTCAGTATCAATCCATTTGTCATCGGTTTCGGTAAACAGTTTTGTAGCCTGTCCGGTTTTGGTGTTTACTTTTAAAACATCCGATGCATTCTGAGTTCTCTGTGAAGTAATTAAAACAATTTCATCCGGATTTGAAGTTTGAATCACATTCGGAATGTAATAATTTTTAAAACCGTCCAGATTTACTTTGGTCTTTTTACCGTCAGAAAGTTGATAAATATGCGCTGTAGCAATTGAGTTTTTTTCTCCGGCTTTTGGATATTTATAACGCATTTCCGTTGGATAAAGTGATTTCCCATACATTGGAATGTAAATTTCCGGAACATCAGTTTCAACCAGTTTTACAAATAAAATATCTGCTGAATTTTTCGTCCATTCATACAATCTTGCATGCCCAAATTCTTCTTCGTAAACCCAATCCGCCAAACCATTCAGAACCTTATTTTTTACACCATGTTGTGTAATCTGAGTGATTTTTCCTGAATTTAAATCTTGGTAAAACAGATTATTATCAACAATGAAAGAAATTTTCGTCGCATCAGGGGAAAACCTTGGTTCCTGAACAGCTTTTCCTTCATTCAGACTAACGGTTTTGCCTGTTTTTAAATCCTTAATATCGTATTTTCCTAAAAAAGAATGTCTGTAAATTGGCTGACTTTCTTTTAGCAAAAGAATTTTAGATTCATCATCAGAAAACTCATAGCTTTCGAAATTTCCGTCTACCAGATTGCCTTCTTTCTGTGAAGTTTTGTAAGAATATTTGGCAATTCCGCCCTGTTCAATGACCAGATAATTTTCACCGTTTTTCATAGATGTAATTCCGGCGATACCTTTACCGCGGTAGTAGCCCGAATATATCTTGTCTAAAGTAATTTCCTGAGCATTCAGGCTTTGAAAAACAGCAGCAATGCTGAGTGTAAGTATAAGTTTTTTCATTTTTAAAATAAAAGGATTCCAAATATAACATTTTTAATAAAATCTTTTAAGAATGAATATTAAAACTTCGTTTTTGGCAAAAAAATTGGAGTAGACGTTTCATTAAATAAATAATTATGGAAACGAATAACGAAAAAAAGCTCAACCGTTACGAACTGACGAACGAAATTTTATATACGGGATTTGCAGATTTCAACGCTGCCGAACTTTACGCAAAAGAAAATAACGGGAAATTGATGGAAGTGGCTTTCAAGGATGGTAACGACAATCCTGTGGAAACTTCCGAAGCGGGCCTAATCGAAAAGAAATTACATTATTTTGTGGATGCCGGACCGGAATATAAATTTATTCATTCATCAGACGAAGGTTTCAAACAATATGCTGACGAGCTGCAGAAAATCAAGGCTAAACTTACACAATCTCCGCCGGACGAAAGATATTTAGCCAATTTTGAAATTGAAAACGCCGAAGATCCGATTGTTGTTTTAAAGAACGATCAGTTTGAATCTGTAACTTCAAGAGAACGTTCAAAATATCTTAAACACGCGAATGTGTATGAAATCGCTGTTTCAAAACCGAAAGCACAAGCGTAACAAACAAAGTATCATAATAAAATCAGCCCGAACAAAACGTTCGGGCTGATTTATTTATAAGATTTTGTCAGCATTATTCTTAACCTCAACCTAAGCCTTAACCTCAACCTCAAGATTATACAGCATTTTGTAATATTCATCAGCCATTCGGTCAGAATTGAACTGGTCTTTTACATCATTCATGGCATTGTACTGAATTTTTCTCCATTTATCCGGATTATCGTAATACGTCGGAAGAATTTCTTTTTCAAGAATTTCGTAGAGCTTATTTAAATCATAATTATCCTGCTCATAGATGCTCATGTTGGCATAATCTGCTTTTGGAACAACGAAAGAATTTTCTCCGTGTTTTGCATATTCGGGAATCCAGCCATCATCGGTAGAAAGGTTTACACTACCGTTCATAGAAGCTGTCATACCCGAGGTTCCCGAAGCTTCTCTTGGTACACGGGGATTATTTAACCATAAATCTGAACCTTGTTTTAAAGATTTGCTTAATGCTAATTCATAGCCCGTCAAAACTGCCATATTTTTATTGTTCTTGCTTTCTTCCACAAGAGAATTGAAGGTAGAAATCGCAGAATAGTCCATCGGATAAGGCTTTCCTGCCCAAATTACCTGGATTGGATATTTTGGATGATTTAATAATTTATAAAATCTGGATTTATCGTGCAAAAGCAAATCTGCTCTCTTGTAACCTGCGAATCTTCTTGCCCACACAATGGTAAAAACATTCGGATCGAAAAGATTTCCGGTCTGGTCTGCCACAATTTTAAAAAGCCGCTTTTTAAGAAGTTTCTTGCGATAATCAAACATTGTTGCGTTGTTCTCATCCTTTGCATTGTACAAAGGTTTATCACTCCAGTATTTGAATTCCTGAGCGTTGGTAATTGATTTTATTTCGCAGATTCCGTCATATTTACTCCACATTTCACGGGAAACTTCGCCATGCAGCTGAGAAACTCCGTTGGCGATTTTTGCCATTTTCAGAGCACACAATGAATGATTGAAACGCTCATCTTCAGAACCTTCAATTTTGTTTACTTCTTCTAAACTTAAACCTGAGAAATAGGACATTTCGTGGCAAAGTCTGCGATTGTGTTTTTCGTTTCCGGCTTCTTCCGGTGTATGAGTTGTGAAAACCAGTTTTTCTTTTACTTTATTTAAATCTCCATTAAATTTTTTCAATAAATGGAAAGCTGTCGGCAAACCGTGAGCTTCATTCAAATGATAAATATCTCTTTCTAAATTTATTTCTTCCAGAAGTCTAGCTCCGCCTTTACCTAAAAGAATGTATTGAGCCAGCTTTGTGGATTCGTTGGCATCATACAATTTGTGACTGATGGTTTTTGAGATATGATCATTCTCAGGAACATCAGTAGACAGGAAAAACATAGGTGCCGTGTTGAAAGTTTCAGGATTAAGATAAAAAACCTTTACCCACACCGGTGCACTGTGAATTTCAATTTGAAATTTTATACCCGTATCTTCCAGAAAACTGTACATTTTCTTTGTCCACGTCGGCTGAAGGGTTTGATCATGGTTTCTTGCCTGATCGTAGTAGCCAAATTTCCAGAGAATTCCGATTCCTACAAGATCCTGCTTCAGATTATAAGCACTTCTCATATGCGAACCCGCCAGAAATCCCAGACCTCCGGAATATATTTTAAGAACCTGCTCGATGGCAAATTCCATTGAAAAATAAGCGACTTTTTTTGTGTATTGCTGGTTTACAGCGTAAGGTATTTTGAAGTTTTTGAAATCCATTTTGTGTTAATAATATTTTAGATATTGAACAAATGTAATTATTATCGAAATAAATCGATTGTTAAATAATTAATAATTTAAAATTTTAAAATCATTTCAATTGAAAAATTCACTACATTTAACTTGTAAATTTTTGATAATCAAAATGTTTATGCTTGAGTCAGTTTTGTAATTCTGCTAAAATTTAAACTCATGAAAAAGACTTTTTCAGATGAAGATCTTGTGAAAAATCTCAGTTTGTATCATCTCAACAGACATCTCAAAAAGAAGCCTATAGAAAAATACCACCGCAGCATAGACGCTTCTGCTCTGCACGACCGTGAGAAATACAAAAAGAAAGCCGAGATTTTACTGCTGAATTCTTTTATGCACCATTTTCCTGAGATGAAGTTTGAAAATCTCACCTGCGAAAGTCCGGATTTTATTGCAAAATTAAACGACAAGAAAATTGGTATTGAGCTTACCGAAGTGATCAATCATCTGGAAATGAAAAAAGTAGAAAGCTGCTTAAACAAGATTTTCCGTCAGGCCGAAATATTATTGGAACAGGAAGACACTGCGAAATATCGTGGTGTTTATTTTTTAGAATTTAACACAAATCTTAAAATAGATAAACCTGAGTTTCAGCAGGAAATTATTTTGGATATCTACAAAAGCGTCCGCAAAAAAAAGCCGGTGGGCTGTGTAAAAAAAATCAGAAAATCTTCGCACCGCAGAAATGTTTTTATCACGCATGAGTACAATCTCAATCTCTTTGATGAGCTTTGTTCAGAAAAAATCCTTGAACTGATTGAAAAGAAAAACGAAAAATTTCCGTACTACGATACTTCTGTGGATGAATGCTGGCTTGTGATTGTTTCAGATATGAATTCTCTGGCTTCACGATACACTTTCATTCAGAACAGGGAAAGTCTCGATGAGGTCAAAAGCCCGTTTCATAAAATTTTTCATCTTGAGAATCTTTTCGGCAATATGACGAATATTAAATCATAGAATTTGCTTATTTATTAAAAATTAACAAATTACATTCAAAATTCTGCTTCTTTTTTTGTAAAGGTTTAAATATTTGTTTAAATTTGATACGAACTAATACACGGGGGTATGAAAAAAACTATACTGTTTCTGTTAATCATCATTTCAAATTTTTATTATTCTCAGGGAGACTGCATCACAGCATTAGGTGTTTGCGGAAATTCGAGCATTACATATAGTCCAACTGGAATTGGAGCTGTTGATGAGAGCTTAGGCGACTGCCTCAGTACGGGTGAGCATAATTCTATCTGGTACAAATTTAAGATTGCCACAAGCGGAACGCTTACTTTTGTAATCAATCCTGTAGATCCCACTGTAGACTACGACTGGGCTGTTTACGGACCCAATACAACTTGTGGAAGTCTTGGTTTCCCTATACGTTGCAATGCCGCTACAGTAATTGGCGTTAATCCCGATACCGGTTTAAACATGACCAGCACAATAACCAGTGCAGCAGGAGGATCTCTTACACCATACTGCAGATACATGGATGTGGTCGCAGGTGAAACTTACTATTTGTATCTGGATAATTTTCAGGGAGGGGCAAGTACAAATGTTTCACCTTTTACGCTTACTTGGGGAGGTACAGCAACCTTAGCATCGCCGTTTACCGATCCGGCTATACTCCAGTTTCCTCTTGTTTCACCGGGAACGCCGGCTGCAAATCCTGCAGATCCCAAAGAGATTTTAATATGTCTGAATCCTTCGGTTTTTAATTTCAGTACTTTAACACCGGGAATCTTAAATGGCAACAGTAATTTTGTAGTTTCTTATCATCTGAACCAAAACGATGCAATCTCCGGAGCAAGCCCAATTACAACGCCAATTACTGTAAATACGACCACGGTGTATTACTACAGCGTGCATTATCAGGATCCTGCCAACCCCACCAATCCTATTAATTATTGCAGGGAAACCGGTAAATTTAAATTTAAACTTGGATCCATTTCTGCCTATGACGGGAATCTTGAGGTCTGTTCAAATCCCGGAACTCCTAATTTAGGAACATTTAATCTTGAGCTTGCAAACGTCACTGTTCAGTCAGGAGCGATAAAAAAATTCTATGCTACACTGGCAAATGCTCAGGCAGGAACTAATGAAATTTCTCCTGCTACGGCATATATCTCAGCAAGCGGAGAGGTTTATGTGAGGGTTTCTGATCAAGCGGGATGCTATACGATTGTAAAAATTACGCTCAAAATAGTTCCTCCAAAATATTCTACCGTCCTGAAAGATCAGGTGATCTGTATTGATGGCCGTGCTACACTGGATGCGGGGCCTGGTTTTACTTCCTACGAGTGGAGTACAGGCGATACAACTCAGGTTGTTTCTGGGCTTCCGGTAGGAATGTACTGGGTGAAACTTCAGACAGGAAATTGTTTCGCACTTCAATATGTAAGCGTTTTGCCTTATAAACAGCCTGTTATTACAAGCATTGATATTTCTTTCCAGAAAGTTGTTGTAAATGTTTCCGGAGGAACAGCTCCATATAAATACTCAATGGATGGCACAAACTGGCAGGATTCAAATACTTTCACCGGTGTGAAAAGAGGAGAGCAAACCGTCTATGTGAAAGATGCCAACGACTGCCAGCAGGTGGAAATAGAAATTACAGTTCCCAATATCGTGAATGCTATCACCCCGAACGGCGACGGGTTGAATGATTATATAGACTATTCTGCGCTTGCTTACAAAGCAAATCTTGTTTTCACGGTGTATGACAGATATGGAAATAAGCTTTTCACAGCAGATAAATTCAACGATTACAAGTGGGATGGCACCGCAGGAAATAAGAAAATTCTTACAGGGAATTATTGGTTCTCGTTCACATGGAATGAGCCAAAAAGAAATAATACACCTGTAAAATACTCAGGATGGATTTTATTGAAAAACCGGGAATAACTATAAATAATTGATTGTTAAAAGCCATTTCGAAAGAAGTGGCTTTTTAACTGAATGCTTCAGTATCCTTGAAATAATCTGACAAATAAAGGATTTTGCCGGATTCTGAAAATTGTATAAGTGTACAGATCTGGTTTGTGTAAGGATCTCTTCCTGAAAGATTTCCCAAAGAATCGGTGAGATAAAAATATTTATTGTTTCCTAAATTGAAAATCTCGGAAACATTCCATTCGATTTTTTCGTATCGTCTGAAAATAGCTCTGAATAACGCCAAAACACGCGTCTTTCCGGAAATTTCTTTTGCTGGAGGAATCCAGATTACGGTTTCATCAGTAAACCATTTTTCCAGTTCTTGAAGATTCAAGGAGTTCAAATCCTGCATAAAATGGCTGATTTTACAATTCATAGGCTGCAATTTACCATAATATACGTGAAAAACAGTAAATTGGATTTACCAAATTTTGGAAATTAGAACAATGTAAAATTATCCAAATCAACATTATTTCAATGGAAAATTTCAAAATACAGATCAACGGAGGTACTATTTCTGAACAGTTTTTGAAAAGAAGTATCGCAGATTTTCATGCCGCCTGTAAATACATTTCAGAACTTCCGTACAAAAGAAATTCAGATAAAAATAACATCCAATGTGTTTTTGATGATTTGGGCGGAACGTGTAGCACCAAACATGCAACCCTTCGAAAACTGGCTTTAGAGAACAATCAGCCCGATGTAAAATTGATTCTCGGTATCTTTAAAATGGATTCAGAATACACAGGAAAAATTAAAAATACTTTAGAAAAATTTAATCTGAATTACATTCCCGAAGCTCACAATTATCTGAAAATCAATAATGAATACTTTGATTTTACCAAACCCAATTCAGAATATACTCAATTTAAATCTAAATTATTGATTGAAAAAGAAATAGAGTTTAATGAAATTGTTAATGAGAAGATCTCATTCCACAAAGATTTCCTAAAAAAATGGATTCTAGATGAGAACATTTCTTACAATTTGGATGAAATCTGGAATATCAGAGAACAATGCATCAAAGATTTAGAGGAAAATGATGACAACGAAATTCAAAATTCTTCGCCCGTCTGCTTTTCCAACAGTCCTGAAGTGCGGGACGATTATAAAGTATAGATTGAATCAATTTAGTTTTCATATTTTAAATTATTATCTTTGCACCCACAAAATTCAGAACAATAAATGTCTCATATTCACAGAACTGCCGCATTTCATACCCTTGGCTGCAAATTAAATTTTGCAGAAACATCCACTATTGCCCGTCAACTGACAGATGCTGGTTATGATAAGGTGAGTTTTGATGATAGAGCAGATGTTTATGTAATCAATACGTGTTCAGTCACAGAAAATGCCGACCGTGAATGTAAACTTCATGTAAAACGAGCCATGAAAGCCAATCCGGAAGGTTTGGTTGTGATTGTCGGTTGCTATGCCCAGTTAAAACCGGAAGAAATTTCTCAGATTACGGGAGTAGATTTGGTTCTTGGAGCGAAAGAAAAATTCAACATACTGAGTTATCTGGATGATTTGGAAAAGTCTGAAAGTGAAGGTGTTGTCCACTCATGTGAAATCGAAGAAACCGATTTTTTCATCGGAAGTTATTCAATTGGAGACAGAACCAGAGCTTTTCTGAAAGTTCAGGATGGTTGTGACTACAAATGTACCTACTGCACAATTCCTTTGGCCAGAGGGATTTCCCGTTCAGACACCATCGAAAATGTTCTGAAAAATGCAAGAGAAATTGCAGCCAAAGATATTAAGGAAATAGTTTTAACCGGTGTCAACATTGGAGATTACGGTAAAGGTGAATTTGGAAACAAAAGACACGAGCACACTTTTTTAGATTTAATAAAGGAACTGGATCAGGTTGATGGGATCGAAAGAATCCGTATATCATCGATTGAGCCGAATCTTTTGAAGGATGAAAGCATCGAACTGGTTTCTAAAAGCAAAAGTTTTGTTCCTCATTTTCATATTCCTCTGCAGTCTGGAAGCGATGATTTATTAAAAAAAATGAAGCGCCGTTATCTGACGAAATTGTACAACGAAAGAGTTAACAAAATCCGTGAGGTCATGCCTCATGCTGCGATTGGCGTTGATGTCATCGTAGGCTTTCCGGGAGAGACAGAAGAATTATTTATGGAAACCTATAATTTCCTGAATGAGCTTCCCATCAGTTATCTCCACGTTTTTACTTATTCAGAAAGAGAAAATACCGAAGCTGCAGAAATGGACGGTGCGGTTCCGGTTCCTGAGCGAAAAAGACGCAACAAAATGCTGAGAATTCTTTCCGAGAAGAAGAAAATGTCATTCTATCAAACCCAGCTTGGGCAAACGCTTCCTGTACTTTGGGAGCACGAAAATAAAGACGGAAAAATGTACGGCTTCACAGAAAATTATGTGAGGGTGCAGAAAGATTTTGACTCTGCCTCTGTCAATCAGATCGAGTTTTTGAAACTTGAAAAAATTACTGAAGATGGTGCGGTTTCTGTCATGAATTCATTTGAGAGTTTTTTGGAGAAAATCTAATCCATTTTTTTCTTTCTATCTTTTACAATAAAAAATACAATCATTGCGCCTATTAGACCGTAGAAGCAAAGACTTCCTATAAGTTTACCAATCTTATAAGCCTGAGAATCTTCTTGATTTGTATTGAATTGATTCTGTGCCGTGAGATTATTTTTTATTTTTATAGAATTAATGATTTTCTTTTCAAAAAATGCTGTGTTTTCACCATTTTCAGAAGGACTTATCAGTAAAAACGAGTATGGGATTTGATTAAGTAATAAAACGTAATTTGTCCAAATGTTTTCTGTACCAGTGATTTTCGTGCTGAAACTTGATTTGAAAAAGTGAAATCCATTTATTGTAACAAGTTCTTTTTTAATGAGTTTGCCTTTACTTTTATCCACCATTCCTTTAAGAAAGCTTTCGTAAAATTTTAGAAGTTCACTCTGGTCTTCCAGATAATCATTTATTTTATCCGTGGGTTGCATCACGAGAATCAGATCATCTCCCAAAGCAGACTGTATCACTTTTTGCCCAAGAGTATCTGCAATGCTGAATTCCTGTGGAAAATCAATCGAAAGATCATTACTGAACTGGTAAGGAATTAGTTTTTGTCCAAAAGTATTAATAGACAGAATACAGAAGAAAATAAAAGTATAATAAGATTTTTTATTGGTCATAGTTCTGTTTAAATTCATCAGTGCATATTTTTCCAAAGATAATTATTCGGTTTATAAATTCAGTGATTAATAAAATAGAATAAGAAGAAATGGCGTGTTTTCTGCATGATTGTATGCTTTTTTAAGGGAAGAATATTCTTTTAATCTAAATAATACTATATTTAATTTTTAAAACCACATTTTTATGAGAGATAAGTTTTTATCCTGGGGATTGGCGTTGGTTATTGCAACATGGGTTGTCGCATTACTCATCAAAGCCCATTACTGGATCCCAATATTTTTAACAGCAGTTTACGCGCTGGGTGTTTATAATACCTATCAAACGAAACATGCTATTCTTCGAAATTTTCCTGTTTTAGGGTATTTCAGATATTTTTTTGAAGGCATTTCTCCCGAGATGCAGCAGTATTTCATCGAAAGAGAAACCGACGGAAAACCATTTCCACGAAATCAGCGTTCTGCAGTGTACAGACGTTCAAAAAATTTAAGTGACACCGTTCCTTTCGGAACTCAGCTGGAAGTGAATCACCGAAAATATGAGGGAATAAAACATTCTATTTATGCGAAATCTC
It includes:
- a CDS encoding S9 family peptidase, with the protein product MKKLILTLSIAAVFQSLNAQEITLDKIYSGYYRGKGIAGITSMKNGENYLVIEQGGIAKYSYKTSQKEGNLVDGNFESYEFSDDESKILLLKESQPIYRHSFLGKYDIKDLKTGKTVSLNEGKAVQEPRFSPDATKISFIVDNNLFYQDLNSGKITQITQHGVKNKVLNGLADWVYEEEFGHARLYEWTKNSADILFVKLVETDVPEIYIPMYGKSLYPTEMRYKYPKAGEKNSIATAHIYQLSDGKKTKVNLDGFKNYYIPNVIQTSNPDEIVLITSQRTQNASDVLKVNTKTGQATKLFTETDDKWIDTDNVTLEFMEDNSFLWASERDGYRHLYWYDKDGKLKKQITKGNWEVTEYYGFNPKTKEVFVQTTEKGSINKVVSKINIQNGKSQLISNAEGNNAANFSKNYNYFIETSSTVAKPYTFVLKDGNGKQLKELQNNEAQLQKLQQDNFTVKEFITIPNEAGDQMNAWIIKPKNFDKNKKYPLFMYQYSGPGSQQVSNSWDNGNTFWFEMLAQKGYIIACVDGRGTGYKGAKFKKVTYKNLGKYEIEDQITAAKWFGNQSYIDKSRIGIFGWSFGGYMASLALTKGADVFKTGIAVAPVTNWRYYDSVYTERFLLTPQENPAGYDENSPTTYANLLKGKFLLIHGTADDNVHFQNSMEFSEALIQNKKQFEFMAYPDKNHGIYGGQTRPQLYQKMTDFILENL
- the glgP gene encoding alpha-glucan family phosphorylase; this translates as MDFKNFKIPYAVNQQYTKKVAYFSMEFAIEQVLKIYSGGLGFLAGSHMRSAYNLKQDLVGIGILWKFGYYDQARNHDQTLQPTWTKKMYSFLEDTGIKFQIEIHSAPVWVKVFYLNPETFNTAPMFFLSTDVPENDHISKTISHKLYDANESTKLAQYILLGKGGARLLEEINLERDIYHLNEAHGLPTAFHLLKKFNGDLNKVKEKLVFTTHTPEEAGNEKHNRRLCHEMSYFSGLSLEEVNKIEGSEDERFNHSLCALKMAKIANGVSQLHGEVSREMWSKYDGICEIKSITNAQEFKYWSDKPLYNAKDENNATMFDYRKKLLKKRLFKIVADQTGNLFDPNVFTIVWARRFAGYKRADLLLHDKSRFYKLLNHPKYPIQVIWAGKPYPMDYSAISTFNSLVEESKNNKNMAVLTGYELALSKSLKQGSDLWLNNPRVPREASGTSGMTASMNGSVNLSTDDGWIPEYAKHGENSFVVPKADYANMSIYEQDNYDLNKLYEILEKEILPTYYDNPDKWRKIQYNAMNDVKDQFNSDRMADEYYKMLYNLEVEVKA
- a CDS encoding T9SS type B sorting domain-containing protein: MKKTILFLLIIISNFYYSQGDCITALGVCGNSSITYSPTGIGAVDESLGDCLSTGEHNSIWYKFKIATSGTLTFVINPVDPTVDYDWAVYGPNTTCGSLGFPIRCNAATVIGVNPDTGLNMTSTITSAAGGSLTPYCRYMDVVAGETYYLYLDNFQGGASTNVSPFTLTWGGTATLASPFTDPAILQFPLVSPGTPAANPADPKEILICLNPSVFNFSTLTPGILNGNSNFVVSYHLNQNDAISGASPITTPITVNTTTVYYYSVHYQDPANPTNPINYCRETGKFKFKLGSISAYDGNLEVCSNPGTPNLGTFNLELANVTVQSGAIKKFYATLANAQAGTNEISPATAYISASGEVYVRVSDQAGCYTIVKITLKIVPPKYSTVLKDQVICIDGRATLDAGPGFTSYEWSTGDTTQVVSGLPVGMYWVKLQTGNCFALQYVSVLPYKQPVITSIDISFQKVVVNVSGGTAPYKYSMDGTNWQDSNTFTGVKRGEQTVYVKDANDCQQVEIEITVPNIVNAITPNGDGLNDYIDYSALAYKANLVFTVYDRYGNKLFTADKFNDYKWDGTAGNKKILTGNYWFSFTWNEPKRNNTPVKYSGWILLKNRE
- a CDS encoding nuclear transport factor 2 family protein; its protein translation is MNCKISHFMQDLNSLNLQELEKWFTDETVIWIPPAKEISGKTRVLALFRAIFRRYEKIEWNVSEIFNLGNNKYFYLTDSLGNLSGRDPYTNQICTLIQFSESGKILYLSDYFKDTEAFS
- the mtaB gene encoding tRNA (N(6)-L-threonylcarbamoyladenosine(37)-C(2))-methylthiotransferase MtaB translates to MSHIHRTAAFHTLGCKLNFAETSTIARQLTDAGYDKVSFDDRADVYVINTCSVTENADRECKLHVKRAMKANPEGLVVIVGCYAQLKPEEISQITGVDLVLGAKEKFNILSYLDDLEKSESEGVVHSCEIEETDFFIGSYSIGDRTRAFLKVQDGCDYKCTYCTIPLARGISRSDTIENVLKNAREIAAKDIKEIVLTGVNIGDYGKGEFGNKRHEHTFLDLIKELDQVDGIERIRISSIEPNLLKDESIELVSKSKSFVPHFHIPLQSGSDDLLKKMKRRYLTKLYNERVNKIREVMPHAAIGVDVIVGFPGETEELFMETYNFLNELPISYLHVFTYSERENTEAAEMDGAVPVPERKRRNKMLRILSEKKKMSFYQTQLGQTLPVLWEHENKDGKMYGFTENYVRVQKDFDSASVNQIEFLKLEKITEDGAVSVMNSFESFLEKI